One Candidatus Cloacimonadota bacterium genomic window, AAAATAATAATTACCGTCTGCTGGACGGATATGACGGCTGGAGCTATCTGGCTATACCAATAACTTCGGATAACGAATCTTAAGGGGTAAAAAGATGCTGAATAGAGATATATACCTTAAAGACCCTACTTCAGTCAAGTTAGTCAACGAAGGCGTGGCAAACGTCAATGATGAACGAACAGACCAAGCTCTGGAAGTACTCCGCTATGAATTGGAGACTTTCGTATGTGATGGGCAGTATGAAAAGGGCTTGAACCATATTCTGGAAACCTATCTGAAAAACATCAATCAAGCCCAGCAACCCTCTGTTTGGATCAGTGGCTTTTATGGCTCAGGAAAATCTCACCTGGCTAAGATGCTCCGTGCGCTATGGTTGGATACGGTTTTCTCAGATGGAGCAACTGCCAGGGGCATCGCAAATCTACCCCAAAGCACCAGAGACCTTCTAAAAGAGCTAAGTATACAGGCAAAACGTCATGGCGGTTTACATGCAGCATCGGGAACACTCGGATCTGGTAGCAGCAATGTGCGGCTAGCACTACTGGGTGTTGTATTCACGTCCCTGGGCTTACCTGAGCAGTACCAAAAAGCCAAGTTTGTATTGTGGTTAAAACAAGAGCATATTTTTGAGCAAACCAGGGATTATGTTGTTTCTGCTGGTGCAAACTGGGATTTTGAACTTGATAACTTCTATATCGCCGAATGCTTACACGATGCTTTAATGAAGGTAAAGCCTAATGTCTTTCTGTCTCATGAAGTATGCATGGATACCCTGCTTAATCTATATCCCAGCACTGATGACATATCGATAGATGAAATGCTCAAAGCCCTACGCAGCGCTTTGTCAATAGACAGCAAGATCCCCCTCACAGCCATCATCCTTGATGAAATGCAGCAATACATCGGCGACAGCAGTGAGCGTTCGCTGGATGTGCAAGAGACCATCGAAGCCTGCACAAAAAACATCGGTGGAAAGCTGATCATCGTAGCCACAGGACAGACAGCCATTTCTGGCACTGCAAATCTGAAGAAACTGGAGGGGCGCTTTACCATCCCTATCCAGCTTTCTGATAACGATGTGGATACTGTGATCCGCAAGGTATTTCTTGCCAAGAATCCTGCTGCCTTGCCAGCCTTGGACAATGTCTATAAATCCAATATCGGAGAGCTGTCTCGACACCTGAGCGGAACCGCAGTGGCACATAAAAAAGAAGATGATTCATTCTTTACCCAGGATTATCCCATCCTGCCAGTAAGACGTAGATTTTGGGAAGAAGCGCTTAGGGTTTTGGACATGACTGGCACAGACAGCCAGCTCCGCAATCAACTGAGCACAATCCATAAAGCTATCAAAACAAATGTGGATATGCCTATAGGAAATGTAATACCCGCTGATTATCTGTATTTCGATTCGGCTATCAAACTCCTGCAAGCCCGCCTCCTGCCAAGTAAGGTATATGATCAAACCATGCTCTGGATAGCCAGTGAAAATGAGGATGAGCGACTGCTTGCCAAGGCATGTGGTTTGATATTCCTTATCAATAAGATCAATGCGCATAACCCTGATCTTGGCATCCGAGCCGTAACCACCACACTGGCAGACCTGATGCTGGAGGATATAACTATAGATAGTAGTGCTTTACGCAGCAAACTGCCCAAACTACTGGATACCTGCTCCTTATTGATGAAAGTAAAGGATGAATACCGCATTCAGACCGAGGAAAGCGTCGCATGGGATGGCGAGATTCAAACTCAGAAGTTAGCTCTATCCAGTTCATCTCAATTGATTGATTCAGAACGGGAAGAACGGATTAAGCAGCACTATGCTTCCGCAACCAGGGGCTTAAGTGTTTTGCATGGAAA contains:
- the brxC gene encoding BREX system P-loop protein BrxC, whose product is MLNRDIYLKDPTSVKLVNEGVANVNDERTDQALEVLRYELETFVCDGQYEKGLNHILETYLKNINQAQQPSVWISGFYGSGKSHLAKMLRALWLDTVFSDGATARGIANLPQSTRDLLKELSIQAKRHGGLHAASGTLGSGSSNVRLALLGVVFTSLGLPEQYQKAKFVLWLKQEHIFEQTRDYVVSAGANWDFELDNFYIAECLHDALMKVKPNVFLSHEVCMDTLLNLYPSTDDISIDEMLKALRSALSIDSKIPLTAIILDEMQQYIGDSSERSLDVQETIEACTKNIGGKLIIVATGQTAISGTANLKKLEGRFTIPIQLSDNDVDTVIRKVFLAKNPAALPALDNVYKSNIGELSRHLSGTAVAHKKEDDSFFTQDYPILPVRRRFWEEALRVLDMTGTDSQLRNQLSTIHKAIKTNVDMPIGNVIPADYLYFDSAIKLLQARLLPSKVYDQTMLWIASENEDERLLAKACGLIFLINKINAHNPDLGIRAVTTTLADLMLEDITIDSSALRSKLPKLLDTCSLLMKVKDEYRIQTEESVAWDGEIQTQKLALSSSSQLIDSEREERIKQHYASATRGLSVLHGKSKVPREALLSYAGSSPIDHKEKLYIWLRNGWSVEENSARVDAKQLGNDSPLITVYLPKKNSDAIRASLIELKAAENTLRVKGNPNTPEGIEARSAIETIKNTAELKLDELFQELFSEAKVIQAGGNEISEANLKASLESSLSSSLLRLYPKFSEADDSRWSKVYEKAMHGAPDALSSIDYSGEPANNPICKAILSYIGNGKKGDDIRKHFDKSPYGWPRDAIDGAIAVLIVAGIIKALDERNQIIEIAKLERKAIGKITLKSETVVISNAQRISIRRLYQKLGLSCPSGDEYNSSGDFILKLSSIMDQAGGDAPLPNRPNSDKIEEIRLCSGNERLMAIYNACEELSALIDTAKTTADQIAKRHPHWRLIEQLLALSEGLPDLEIIQSQIQHIKDQRLLLADPDPVVPIVSALSQNFREELNRLKQEYDLAFKQGKASLGSSGNWQTLEPEQQEAILKANQLDASSVLIFDLSDTNAILKTLSKNSLSSIKDRIAALPGRFNKALEEAAKLMEPQSQVIKLPSHTLRTADDVDAWLQEMGALLKEAIANGPIILQ